In the Daphnia pulicaria isolate SC F1-1A chromosome 2, SC_F0-13Bv2, whole genome shotgun sequence genome, one interval contains:
- the LOC124327690 gene encoding ADP-ribosylation factor-like protein 6-interacting protein 4 has protein sequence MANSGSSSSSSSSESSSSSSSSFSSSSSDYSRRGDRRRRQARNRERENERVAEGGRDRIRANPAHPPVAMDQPLPVNVVEQPAAQEHGGQQHEIGGGLDGEQVPIEAQLNRVV, from the coding sequence ATGGCTAATAGTGGATCTAGCTCATCTAGTTCAAGCTCAGAAAGTTCTAGTTCGTCATCGTCCAGTTTTTCCTCTTCATCAAGTGACTACTCGCGTAGAGGAGACCGTCGGCGCCGTCAGGCCCGCAACCGTGAGCGCGAGAACGAGCGCGTGGCTGAGGGAGGCCGAGACCGTATCCGAGCCAATCCCGCCCATCCGCCTGTTGCCATGGATCAGCCCTTGCCAGTTAATGTGGTAGAACAACCAGCAGCTCAAGAGCATGGGGGACAGCAGCACGAGATTGGAGGGGGCCTGGACGGAGAGCAGGTTCCGATTGAGGCTCAACTTAATCGCGTGGTTTAA